A genomic stretch from Strongyloides ratti genome assembly S_ratti_ED321, chromosome : 1 includes:
- a CDS encoding Translation Initiation factor eIF-4e family and Translation Initiation factor eIF-4e-like domain-containing protein, whose protein sequence is MVDNNSDVATAKQNQEVKLPTEVSISNGKHKLTSRWCLWYLKGDRNKEWEDCLKMVSTFDTVEDFWALYHHIQLASGLNWGSDYYLFKEGIKPMWEDANNVKGGRWLVVVDKSKRAAKLDHYWIELMMAIIGEQFENYGPYICGAVVNIRQKGDKVSLWTRDASRDDINLRIGQILKEKLEIPDNESIRYEVHKDSSNKTGSMVKPRIVLPEKLSSRQDSKN, encoded by the exons atggtTGATAATAACTCAGATGTCGCTACGGCTAAACAGAACCAAGAAGTAAAACTTCCTACTGAAGTTTCTATTTCTAATGGAAAACATAAGCTTACTTCTAGATGGTGCCTTTGGTACCTTAAAGGTGATAGAAATAAGGAGTGGGAAGATTGTCTTAAGATGGTTTCAACTTTTGATACTGTTGAAGACTTTTGGGC ACTTTATCATCACATTCAGTTAGCAAGTGGTTTAAACTGGGGCAGTGATTACTATCTTTTTAAAGAAGGCATTAAACCAATGTGGGAAGATGCTAATAATGTTAAAGGTGGACGTTGGTTAGTTGTTGTTGATAAAAGTAAACGAGCAGCTAAGCTTGATCATTATTGGATTGAATTAATGATGGCAATCATTGGAGAACAATTTGAAAATTACGGGCCTTATATTTGTGGTGCTGTTGTTAATATTAGACAAAAGGGTGATAAAGTCTCTCTTTGGACTCGTGATGCTTCTCGTGATGATATAAACTTACGTATTGGACAAATTTTGAAGGAAAAACTCGAAATTCCTGACAATGAATCGATAAGATATGAAGTTCACAAGGACTCATCTAATAAGACTGGTTCAATGGTAAAACCAAGAATTGTCCTTCCTGAAAAATTATCATCACGTCAAGATTCCaaaaactaa
- a CDS encoding BRCA2 and CDKN1A-interacting protein, with translation MPKNRSDSESSDDGPLMNDNTGETLNFEFEAYPIEENNVIGINNLLTQIFINSNYLNIEELAKHITKNCKDYGHVIELAEEAVTDEEDTEMVFAFSTILNLSTEDDIVKKVKDFIHLKLTSKGTLIKEGMKEKFLNVIKNHDKSLGLYFNERWLNMPQQLAVSSLQNLVSETDKIRTFKDIYLVSFLKIYINENDGGKGNDSNVIYANTEEKYIFDIVKQYPYFDYPVYSEIDSESKFASKVVNGKTYKPYRRVISFPYSVIHDLIPVIQIQEF, from the exons ATGCCGAAAAACCGCAGTGATTCTGAAAGTAGTGACGATGGTCCTCTTATGAATGACAATACAGGagaaacattaaattttgaatttgAAGCTTATCCtattgaagaaaataatgtaattggcataaataatttgttgaCGCAg atttttattaatagcaattatttaaatattgaagAACTAGCAAAgcatattacaaaaaattgtAAAGATTATGGTCATGTTATTGAATTAGCAGAAGAAGCTGTGACTGATGAAGAAGACACTGAGATGGTATTTGCTTTTTCtactattttaaatttgtcaACTGAAGATGACattgttaaaaaagttaaagattttattcatttaaagtTGACGTCAAAAGGAACCTTGATAAAAGAAGgaatgaaagaaaaatttcttaatgttataaaaaatcatGACAAAAGCTTaggattatattttaatgaaagaTGGTTAAATATGCCTCAACAATTGGCTGTATCTAGTCTTCAAAATTTAGTTTCTGAAACTGATAAGATAAGAacatttaaagatatatatttggtatctttcttaaaaatttacatcaATGAAAATGATGGTGGCAAGGGAAATGATTCAAATGTCATATATGCAAATACGGAagaaaagtatatatttgatattgTTAAACAATACCCATATTTTGACTACCCTGTTTATTCAGAGATAGATTCAGAATCTAAATTCGCTTCTAAAGTTGTTAATGGAAAAACATATAAACCATACAGACGTGTTATTTCATTTCCATATTCTGTTATTCATGATTTAATTCCTGTTATTCAGATTCAagaattttaa
- a CDS encoding Dipeptidase B — protein sequence MDDTYSKNDIFKMRRFLHLSSNYCSTQIIGKRMLSLNSLLSTQLAYGKEINDSKYDGVIVVSHSSKEISKFPKLAALAKPIEEFSQHHTGFEKSQANLIIVDKEIIPSGRLIYSATGSVSKDFEDVRKFKTAGLNAIKLAMDAGMKKPLFTTIPYDEFPRSEIISALGAINGLYTPLNIRDTLEGNFKAKLEELSFIGNKQLTTEQLHNIILAFGYSMSVCNDIGDSDPQRMTPAKAAEYVDKLFGGSDSAVKVKVESDMEVIKKNYPCMAAVNRCANDVPEHRARLIWLEYDNDEPNGQAKETLMFVGKGVTIDTGGLNIKTGANMKGMCRDKTGAANVAGFFAALNLLRPKNIKVVGYMCMVRNSVGSNAYSCDEILTARSGKRIHIYNTDAEGRLAMLDPLTEMREKAINEVNPHIFTFATLTGHEMMCYGEYAAVMDNGPAAKSGASRKLQETGDEYGQPLEISRIQPEDFHTHDSEFEGADICQLSTKHSPKRGHQGAACFLMRGSLIVDHGSTDNQPLKYTHVDLAGPNGNFPKNSYPNPLVTLIGHYIIPRSG from the exons ATGGACGACACTTATAG tAAAAAcgatatatttaaaatg aggAGATTTTTACATCTCTCGTCAAACTATTGTTCCACTCAAATAATCGGAAAAAGGATGCTTTCATTAAATTC tttactATCTACTCAACTTGCTTATGGAAAAGAAATCAATGATTCAAAATATGATGGAGTAATTGTTGTATCTCATTCTTCTAAGGAAATAAGTAAATTTCCAAAATTGGCTGCCTTAGCTAAACCAATTGAAGAATTTTCGCAACATCATACAGGATTTGAAAAGTCTCAGGCAAATTTGATTATTGTTGATAAGGAAATTATTCCATCTGGACGTTTAATTTATTCAGCAACTGGATCTGTTTCAAAAGATTTCGAAGATGTCCGCAAGTTTAAAACTGCCGGATTAAATGCTATAAAACTTGCTATGGATGCTGGAATGAAAAAACCTTTATTTACCACTATACCATATGATGAATTTCCACGTTCTGAAATTATATCAGCTCTAGGAGCTATAAATGGTCTTTATACACCTTTAAATATAAGAGACACTCTAGAGGGTAACTTCAAAGCTAAGTTAGAagaattatcttttattggAAATAAACAACTTACCACTGAACAattacataatattattctGGCATTTGGATATTCAATGTCTGTTTGTAATGATATTGGTGATAGTGATCCACAAAGAATGACACCTGCTAAAGCTGCTGAGTATGTTGACAAACTTTTTGGTGGATCTGATTCTGCTGTAAAAGTTAAAGTTGAATCTGATATGGAAGTAATAAAGAAGAATTATCCATGTATGGCTGCTGTTAATCGCTGTGCAAATGATGTACCAGAACATCGTGCTCGTTTGATTTGGTTAGAGTATGATAACGATGAACCAAATGGACAGGCAAAAGAAACCCTTATGTTTGTTGGAAAAGGAGTTACTATTGATACCGGTGGtcttaatattaaaactGGAGCAAACATGAAAGGCATGTGTAGAGATAAGACTGGAGCAGCCAATGTAGCTGGTTTCTTTGCAGCTTTAAATTTACTTCGTCCAAAAAATATCAAAGTTGTTGGGTACATGTGTATGGTTAGAAATAGTGTAGGTTCTAATGCCTATTCTTGCGATGAAATTCTTACAGCTAGAAGTGGTAAAAGAATTCATATATACAATACAGATGCTGAAGGTAGATTAGCTATGTTGGATCCACTTACTGAAATGAGAGAAAAAGCAATCAATGAAGTAAATCCTCATATCTTCACATTTGCTACACTTACTGGACACGAAATGATGTGTTATGGTGAGTATGCTGCCGTCATGGATAATGGCCCTGCTGCAAAAAGTGGAGCATCAAGAAAATTACAAGAGACAGGTGATGAGTATGGTCAACCTTTAGAGATTTCACGTATTCAACCTGAAGATTTCCATACACATGATAGTGAATTTGAAGGTGCAGATATTTGTCAACTTTCTACTAAACACTCACCCAAGCGTGGACATCAAGGAGCTGCTTGCTTCTTAATGAGAGGATCATTAATTGTTGACCATGGTTCAACAGATAATCAACCATTAAAATACACTCATGTTGATCTTGCTGGTCCAAATGGAAATTTCCCTAAGAATTCTTATCCAAACCCTTTGGTTACTTTAATTGGACATTACATCATCCCACGTTCtggataa
- a CDS encoding Drosha produces MDSKKRKYSSSSLASIILNSNTKEKKIKKPTFIEAEDISSDSDISSNERSNSGLSTIKSRQKLISPKGIDFNFSSESESESEVDDDDVPLSIFKEYTPLPITEEDILKSFELKGIEYKIDNPPLMAHELLTLNCIDDDKYYVKDRKNPYNLLQSENLKNLLELFNEKIIEKLINERALQPETKPFQSDNNTCECESDSDDDHELVRLNQREKKTKKNVKKVSSKREQIATYEVLRKRSYSAGMNKEIVFNEPGQKNNGAFCYCSKRHSSSGMRHGYYPNEKPIPKCNFQSNEIDKLHHYILKIKTQLHGSSYNQTVINYNNTRYCFEGFSLFFHQNIPKNVTQCFEPVILEDGTVIEYELVSAKNEIMYTVGELEYFYQYFFVGIMEMYDLHWFPKSCKFPNTENISCKIVHVLPRFINDNTILSMANIIKWMIDTFKPVCTPDVAVAVQTNVHALTKLRRNNIGKIVVNFNLRPCAIRVDDISTIDTDDKKSNKYPKIYHRTTKIPEYSHVHAIEYQETKERANKLQSKLDRRGIISEGEKYELKQLNEILKDYKNLSGRKKCREVSMSSNNYFCTNICSDMIEHAVVLISVISLVRFNNSLDTLEKEKLKYTFKDRRLLKLSLTHVSKFHHMGTNPDHIKNVLRNLGYKRQKNKNEFINSREKRRERDIAMQINRHPNNERLEYLGDTVLEVIVTHHLFLTLPDIQEGGMATFRSAMVQNRNLASLASKLMLDHYMLYAHGPDLCNETDFRHAMANTFEAVIGAMHLDGGTRECKNIIGSCIFDDCEISLKLWNSPPMYNLQAKYKDGDRHLCEKYPYLNSLQRFEKEINIFFKNIRILAQVFCRTSLCKNALTEGDNERLEFLGDAVLQLVITEYLYQNFPDRDEGYMSQLRTCLVSNKTQACVCDDLGLQRYIMPSKPNEDVCSIQMKMKDKADLVEALIGALFIDRGIDICRLFIREMFMSRLHYFKDDMTWKDPKSYLQQYCLSKHLKPDGSSTGLLPKYKVLKKDIYNKTHYHLVAVYFNDIRVGRGLGSNIVDAAQAASSAALEYLERKDVQAKVFKFDPNRDYSQA; encoded by the exons ATGGATTCtaaaaaaaggaaatattCAAGTTCTAGTCTTGCTTCTATTATTCTTAATAGTaatacaaaagaaaaaaaaattaaaaagccTACATTTATAGAGGCTGAAGATATTTCATCTGATTCAGATATTTCCTCAAATGAAAGAAGTAATTCAGGATTGTCAACAATAAAATCAAGgcaaaaattaatatcacCAAAAGGaattgattttaattttagtagTGAATCAGAATCAGAAAGTGAagttgatgatgatgatgttcctttatctatatttaaagaat atacACCTTTACCAATAACAGAAGAAGATAtcttaaaaagttttgaattaaaaggaattgaatataaaattgataaccCTCCGTTAATGGCTCATGAATTGTTAACATTAAATTGCATAGATGACGACAAATATTATGTAAAAGATAGAAAAAATCCTTATAATCTTTTACAATCGGAgaacttaaaaaatttgcttgaattatttaatgaaaaaattattgaaaaactTATAAATGAACGTGCTTTACAACCGGAAACTAAACCATTCCAATCCGATAATAATACCTGTGAATGTGAATCTGATTCTGATGATGATCATGAGCTTGTTAGATTAAAtcaaagagaaaaaaaaactaaaaaaaatgttaaaaaagtttcaagtAAAAGAGAACAAATTGCTACATATGAAGTTTTAAGGAAACGTTCTTATAGTGCTGGAATGAATAAAGAAATAGTTTTTAATGAACCTggtcaaaaaaataatggtgCTTTTTGTTATTGTTCTAAAAGGCATAGTTCAAGTGGTATGAGACATGGATATTATCCAAATGAAAAACCTATACCAAAATGTAATTTTCAATCAAatgaaattgataaattgcatcattatattttaaaaattaaaactcaATTACATGGTTCTTCATATAATCAAAcagttataaattataataatactagGTATTGTTTTGAGggattttcattattttttcatcaaaatATACCAAAAAATGTGACTCAATGTTTTGAACCAGTTATTTTGGAGGATGGAACTGTTATAGAATATGAATTAGTTAGTgcaaaaaatgaaattatgtATACTGTTGGGgaattagaatatttttatcaatactTTTTTGTAGGTATAATGGAAATGTATGATTTACATTGGTTTCCTAAATCATGTAAATTTCCAAATACTGAAAATATAAGTTGTAAAATTGTTCATGTTTTGCCAAGATTTATCAATGATAATACCATTTTATCAATGgctaatattattaaatggaTGATTGATACATTTAAACCTGTCTGTACACCTGATGTAGCTGTTGCTGTACAGACAAATGTTCATGCATTAACAAAATTACGAAGAAATAATATTGGAAAAATAgttgttaattttaatttacgTCCTTGTGCTATAAGAGTTGATGATATTTCAACAATAGATACAGATGacaaaaaaagtaataaatatccaaaaatatatcatcGAACAACAAAAATTCCTGAGTATTCACATGTTCATGCAATTGAATATCAAGAAACAAAAGAGAGAGCAAATAAACTTCAAAGTAAACTTGATAGAAGAGGAATAATAAGTGAAGGAGAGAAGTATGAACTTAAgcaattaaatgaaattttaaaagattataaaaatttgtcagGTCGTAAAAAATGTCGTGAGGTGTCTATGTCgagtaataattatttttgtacaAACATTTGTTCAGACATGATTGAACATGCTGTTGTTTTAATATCAGTTATTTCACTTGTACgatttaataattctttagatactttagaaaaagaaaaattaaaatatacttttaaagaTAGAAGATTACTTAAATTGTCATTAACACATGTTTCAAAATTTCATCATATGGGTACAAATCCAgatcatattaaaaatgttttaagaaatttaggttataaaagacaaaaaaataaaaatgaatttattaattcaagAGAAAAAAGAAGGGAAAGAGATATTGCTATGCAAATAAATAGACATCCAAATAATGAAAGATTAGAATATCTAGGAGATACTGTATTAGAAGTTATTGTTACACATCatctatttttaacattaccAGATATTCAAGAAGGTGGTATGGCTACATTTAGATCAGCAATGGTACAAAATAGAAATTTAGCAAGTTTAGCTTCTAAATTAATGTTAGATCATTATATGCTTTATGCTCATGGTCCAGATTTATGTAATGAAACTGACTTTCGTCATGCTATGGCTAATACATTTGAAGCTGTTATAGGTGCAATGCATCTAGATGGTGGTACCAGagaatgtaaaaatattattggtAGTTGTATATTTGATGATTGtgaaatttcattaaaattatggAATTCACCACCAATGTATAATCTTCAAGCAAAATATAAAGATGGTGATAGACATTTATGTGAAAAATATCCATATTTAAATTCACTTCAAAgatttgaaaaagaaattaatatattttttaaaaatattcgtATACTAGCACAAGTTTTTTGTAGAACATCTCTATGTAAAAATGCTTTAACAGAAGGTGACAATGAACGTTTAGAATTTTTAGGTGATGCTGTATTACAATTAGTTATAAcagaatatttatatcaaaattttccTGATCGTGATGAAGGTTATATGTCTCAATTAAGAACTTGTCTTGTTTCAAATAAAACACAAGCTTGTGTTTGTGATGATCTTGGTCTTCAAAGATATATTATGCCAAGTAAACCAAATGAAGATGTTTGTTCAATacaaatgaaaatgaaagaTAAAGCTGATTTAGTTGAAGCATTAATTGGAGCATTATTTATAGATAGAGGAATTGATATTTGTAGACTTTTTATACGTGAAATGTTTATGTCAAGacttcattattttaaagatgatATGACATGGAAAGATCCAAAAAGTTATTTACAACAATATTGTCTTTCAAAACATCTTAAACCTGATGGTAGTTCTACTGGACTTTTACCAAAATATAAAGTtcttaaaaaagatatttataataaaacacACTATCATTTAGTTGctgtatattttaatgatatacgTGTTGGAAGAGGTTTAGGGTCAAATATTGTTGATGCAGCTCAAGCGGCCTCTTCAGCAGCATTAGAGTATTTAGAAAGAAAAGATGTTCAAGCCAAAGTATTCAAGTTCGATCCAAATAGAGATTATTCACAAGCTTAG
- a CDS encoding Aspartate--tRNA ligase, mitochondrial yields the protein MFHSLKRLSSSINRYSLRSHNCGELRLKDEGKIVSLYGWVAYKRMDKFVVLKDAYGMTQLQIDDENKELKEIVKNITLESCLSVVGIVKDRKNERNKSMDTGEIEVSVQNLDILNCAPKILPINLKNNNQDLTKWRYRYLDIRSQYMQNNLRLRSSVTNKVRRFLTEEAAFVEIETPTLFRKTPGGAKEFVVPAGGLNKGKFYSLPQSPQQFKQLLMVGSIDKYFQIARCYRDEGAKLDRQPEFTQIDIELSYTNQEMIMELIEDMIISSWPESMEELKPKKNFKQFSYDYVMEKYGSDKPDLRIPWIINDISCLLKDIFKFNFVQCFVARNCFSHISTSEKKKWKKIMENNENCQNFELFKMTKSSWIREGIKEKLVNKFDIKDDDILVVSWGNSENSVKWTLGQLRNYMGEAAGLRKGGKFEICWIVDFPLFIKEEGKYLSCHHPFTAPKEKDLEKLENMEDLLSIKALHYDLVINGVEVGGGSIRIHDGSLQKHVFENILKEPSDEMKYFVEALECGAPPHGGFALGLDRYITLLVGKGDSNVSIKDVIAFPKSKGGRCSMTDSPVELDDNILKDYGITIVKDN from the coding sequence atgtttcattcATTAAAACGTTTATCCTCTTCTATCAATCGATATTCTTTAAGGAGCCATAATTGTGGAGAATTACGTTTAAAAGATGAAGGAAAAATTGTTTCACTTTATGGATGGGTTGCATATAAAAGAATGGATAAATTTGTTGTTTTAAAAGATGCATATGGAATGACTCAATTACAAATtgatgatgaaaataaaGAGTTAAAAGagattgtaaaaaatattactttagAATCATGTCTTTCTGTCGTAGGAATTGTAAAAGATCgaaaaaatgaaagaaataAATCAATGGATACTGGTGAAATTGAGGTATCTGTTCAAAATTTGGACATACTAAATTGTGCTCCTAAAATTTTAcctataaatttaaaaaataataatcaagATCTAACAAAATGGAGATATCGTTACTTAGATATACGATCTCAATATATGCAAAACAATCTTCGATTACGAAGTTCAGTTACAAATAAAGTTCGAAGATTTTTGACAGAAGAGGCAGCATTTGTTGAAATTGAAACACCAACATTATTTCGAAAAACACCAGGTGGCGCAAAAGAATTTGTTGTACCAGCAGGAGGTTTAAATAaaggaaaattttattctctTCCACAAAGTCCACAAcaatttaaacaattattaatggTTGGAagtattgataaatattttcaaatagcACGATGCTATAGAGATGAAGGCGCTAAATTAGATAGACAACCTGAATTCACACAAATCGATATTGAATTATCATATACAAATCAAGAGATGATCATGGAATTAATTgaagatatgataatttCATCATGGCCAGAAAGTATGGAGGAATTAAaacctaaaaaaaattttaaacagtTTTCATATGATTATGTAATGGAAAAATACGGAAGTGATAAGCCTGATTTACGTATTCCATGGATTATAAATGACATAAGTTGTTTactaaaagatatttttaaatttaattttgtacAATGTTTTGTTGCTCGTAACTGTTTCTCCCATATATCAACAtcagaaaaaaagaaatggaAGAAGATTATGGAAAATAATGAGAATTGTCAAAATTTtgaactttttaaaatgacaAAGAGTTCATGGATCAGGGAAggaataaaagaaaaacttgttaataaatttgacATAAAAGATGATGATATACTTGTTGTTAGTTGGGGTAACAGTGAAAATTCCGTAAAATGGACATTAGGACAATTAAGAAATTACATGGGTGAAGCAGCTGGTTTAAGAAAAGGTGGAAAATTTGAGATATGTTGGATTGTTGATTTTCCACTTTTTATAAAGGAAGAAGGCAAGTATTTGTCATGTCATCATCCATTTACAGCTCCTAAAGAAAAGGATCTTGAAAAGTTGGAAAATATGGAAGATTTGTTATCAATAAAAGCATTACATTATGATTTAGTTATTAATGGAGTAGAAGTTGGTGGTGGTAGCATTCGAATTCATGATGGGTCACTTCAAAAACatgtttttgaaaatatattaaaagaaccATCTGAtgaaatgaaatattttgttgaGGCATTGGAATGTGGTGCACCACCACATGGTGGATTTGCATTAGGATTGGATCGTTATATTACTTTACTCGTTGGTAAAGGAGATTCAAATGTTTCAATAAAAGATGTCATTGCTTTTCCAAAAAGTAAAGGTGGAAGATGTAGTATGACTGATTCACCTGTAGAATTAGATGATAACATATTAAAGGATTACGGAATAACGATTGTAAAggacaattaa